The Elaeis guineensis isolate ETL-2024a chromosome 14, EG11, whole genome shotgun sequence genome has a segment encoding these proteins:
- the LOC140853662 gene encoding uncharacterized protein gives MVKELKIDSLRVFSDSQLIVGQVKGKFEVRDPTMAKYLLKAKDLVARFGYFEISHIPRSENVRADVLSRLATSAYDALGRTFVESLERPSIDRPKEVLQLAAKPSWMDPIVQYLTDGTSPEDPVEAKRLQWSASQYVMMDGRLYKRSFSLPLLRCLGPTDADYALREFQNFGVRNLDPSTVGRCSPGVQAPAPRLGPNVPLGINGPIADDALDA, from the exons ATGGTGAAAGAGCTCAAGATCGACAGCCtccgagtcttctccgactcacAGCTGATTGTGGGACAGGTCAAGGgcaaattcgaggtgcgagacccGACTATGGCAAAGTATCTCCTGAAGGCGAAAGATCTCGTGGCACGCTTCggatattttgagatctcccacatccctaggtcggagaatgtCCGGGCCGACGTACTTTCCAGGCTTGCGACTTCAGCTTATGAtgccttgggtcggacgttcgtggagagtcTTGAGCGGCCAAGCATCGACAGGCCTAAGGAAGTGCTACAACTAGCGGccaagccaagctggatggatccgatcgtccagtacctgaccgacggaacTAGTCCTGAAGACCCCGTGGAGGCCAAACGGCTTCAATGGTCGGCCTCCCAGTACGTGATGATGGATggtcgactctacaaaaggtcattctccctccccttgcttagATGCTTGGGGCCGACCGATGCGGACTATgcgctcagagaa ttccAAAACTTTGGAGTCCGGAATCTCGACCCTTCGACTGTAGGTCGGTGCTCGCCAGGAGTACAAGCTCCGGcgccccgacttgggcccaacgtTCCATTGGGAATCaacggcccgatcgccgacgaTGCATTGGATGCTTGA